A DNA window from Maribellus comscasis contains the following coding sequences:
- a CDS encoding class II fructose-bisphosphate aldolase — protein sequence MTVSYKDLGLVNSKDLFAKAVAGGYAIPAYNFNNLEQLQAILQACVETKSPVILQVSSGARKYANATLLRNMAKGAVEYVKELGYEIPIVLHLDHGDTFELCKDCIDNGFSSVMIDGSHHSYEENVALTKKVVEYAHAHGVTVEGELGVLAGVEDDVVAEKSTYTRPEEVEDFVAKTGVDSLAISIGTSHGANKFTPEQCTKNEDGVLTPPMLRFDILEEIEKRIPGFPIVLHGSSSVPQDQVATINQFGGALKDAVGIPEEWLRKAAKSAVCKINIDSDGRLAMTAAIRKVMAEKPGEFDPRKYLGPARDSLKELYKHKNEDVLGSAGQA from the coding sequence ATGACAGTAAGTTATAAAGATTTAGGTCTGGTAAATAGTAAAGATTTATTTGCCAAAGCTGTTGCAGGGGGATACGCAATTCCTGCATACAATTTTAATAATTTGGAACAACTACAGGCCATTCTTCAGGCTTGTGTTGAAACAAAATCGCCGGTTATTCTGCAGGTTTCGTCAGGTGCCCGCAAATATGCCAATGCCACATTGTTACGTAATATGGCAAAAGGTGCTGTTGAGTACGTTAAAGAACTGGGTTATGAAATCCCGATTGTTCTTCATCTCGACCACGGCGATACTTTCGAACTTTGTAAAGATTGTATCGACAATGGATTTTCATCAGTTATGATTGATGGCTCGCATCATTCCTATGAAGAAAACGTGGCCTTGACCAAAAAAGTAGTTGAATATGCTCACGCACATGGTGTAACTGTTGAAGGAGAGCTGGGTGTTTTGGCAGGGGTTGAAGACGATGTAGTTGCTGAAAAATCAACTTATACCCGTCCGGAAGAAGTAGAAGACTTTGTTGCCAAAACAGGTGTTGATTCGCTGGCAATCTCAATCGGTACTTCCCATGGTGCAAATAAATTTACACCAGAGCAATGCACTAAAAACGAAGATGGAGTTTTAACTCCCCCAATGCTTCGTTTTGATATTTTGGAAGAAATTGAAAAACGTATTCCCGGTTTTCCGATTGTGCTTCACGGATCCTCTTCAGTTCCGCAAGACCAGGTAGCCACTATTAACCAGTTTGGCGGAGCTTTAAAAGATGCAGTGGGTATTCCGGAAGAGTGGTTGCGCAAGGCAGCAAAATCAGCTGTTTGTAAAATCAATATTGATTCTGACGGACGTTTGGCAATGACAGCTGCTATCCGTAAAGTTATGGCTGAAAAACCCGGTGAATTTGATCCTAGAAAATACCTGGGACCTGCCCGCGATTCATTAAAAGAATTGTATAAACACAAAAACGAGGATGTTTTAGGTTCAGCAGGGCAGGCTTAA
- the fbaA gene encoding class II fructose-bisphosphate aldolase: MGKIADAVKPGVVTGSDLQFIFKVAKENQFALPAVNVVSSSSVNAVMEAAKQVNAPVMIQFSNGGAVFNAGKGLKMEGQEAAVLGAVAGAKHIHTLAEAYGVYVVLHTDHAAKKLLPWIDGLLDASEKHFAETGKPLFSSHMLDLSEEPLEENIEISKKYLERMSKMGMTLEIELGITGGEEDGVDNTGVDSSKLYTQPEEVCYAYEELSKVSPNFTIAASFGNVHGVYKPGNVKLTPKILDNSQKYIQEKLGTEEKPVNFVFHGGSGSTHEEIREAISYGVIKMNIDTDTQWAYWKGVRDFEAANHGYLQGQIGNPDGEDKPNKKFYDPRVWIRKAEEAMIERLKVAFDDLNAIDSI, translated from the coding sequence ATGGGAAAAATAGCTGATGCAGTTAAACCGGGTGTGGTTACCGGATCCGATTTACAGTTCATTTTCAAGGTAGCTAAAGAAAACCAGTTTGCTCTTCCGGCAGTGAATGTTGTAAGTTCGTCTTCTGTTAACGCCGTTATGGAAGCTGCAAAACAGGTTAACGCTCCGGTAATGATTCAGTTTTCAAACGGAGGGGCTGTATTTAATGCAGGGAAAGGGTTAAAAATGGAAGGACAGGAAGCAGCGGTTTTGGGTGCTGTTGCCGGTGCGAAACACATTCATACCCTGGCAGAAGCCTATGGAGTATATGTTGTTTTACATACCGACCACGCTGCAAAAAAATTATTACCCTGGATCGACGGCCTGCTTGATGCCAGTGAAAAGCATTTTGCTGAAACAGGAAAGCCATTATTCAGCTCACATATGCTCGACCTTTCGGAAGAACCGCTGGAAGAAAATATTGAAATCAGTAAAAAGTACCTCGAAAGAATGAGTAAAATGGGTATGACCCTTGAAATTGAATTAGGTATTACCGGTGGAGAAGAAGACGGTGTGGACAATACGGGTGTTGACAGTTCAAAACTATATACTCAGCCCGAAGAGGTTTGTTATGCTTATGAAGAATTAAGTAAGGTGAGTCCTAACTTTACGATTGCCGCTTCATTTGGAAACGTTCATGGAGTTTATAAACCAGGGAACGTAAAACTGACTCCGAAGATTTTGGATAACTCCCAAAAATATATTCAGGAAAAACTGGGAACAGAAGAAAAACCAGTAAATTTTGTTTTCCATGGTGGTTCCGGATCTACTCACGAAGAAATTCGGGAAGCAATTTCATATGGTGTTATAAAAATGAATATCGATACCGATACCCAGTGGGCTTACTGGAAAGGTGTTCGTGATTTTGAAGCAGCTAACCACGGTTATTTGCAGGGACAAATTGGTAACCCGGACGGAGAAGACAAACCGAATAAGAAATTTTATGATCCACGTGTTTGGATTCGCAAAGCGGAAGAAGCAATGATTGAACGCTTAAAAGTTGCTTTTGACGATTTGAACGCAATTGACAGTATTTAA